Proteins from a genomic interval of Amycolatopsis sp. cg13:
- a CDS encoding helix-turn-helix transcriptional regulator: protein MNAVGVSAGEQSLGPTARRMILGSQLRRLREEAGITRQQAGYNIRGSESKISRLELGRVGFKERDVADLLTMYGVSDDEERKAFLDMVKQSNEAGWWRKFGETVPGWFTDLVGLEEAASRIQIWEPLFVSGLLQIEPYARAIFSHGRPEMADERVDQLVALRMRRQKMLARPDAPRIWAVLDESVLYRPIGGPKVFRQQLEYLLEVTTLPHVSVQILPYCRSGLSAEHAFSLLRFAEAELPNIVYVEYLTGAHYLDKRDEIEKYGRALDLLAVDAETPERSRARIAKRKAEI from the coding sequence ATGAACGCGGTAGGCGTGTCCGCCGGCGAGCAGAGCCTCGGCCCGACAGCGCGCCGGATGATCCTCGGCTCGCAGCTTCGCCGGTTGCGCGAGGAAGCCGGGATCACGCGCCAGCAGGCCGGTTACAACATCCGCGGTTCGGAATCCAAGATCTCCCGGCTGGAACTCGGCCGAGTCGGCTTCAAGGAACGCGACGTCGCCGACCTGCTCACCATGTACGGCGTCTCCGACGACGAAGAGCGCAAAGCGTTCCTCGACATGGTCAAGCAGTCGAACGAAGCGGGCTGGTGGCGCAAGTTCGGGGAGACGGTGCCCGGATGGTTCACCGACCTCGTCGGTCTTGAGGAGGCGGCGTCCCGGATCCAGATCTGGGAGCCGCTGTTCGTGTCCGGCCTGCTGCAGATCGAACCGTACGCGCGAGCGATCTTCAGCCACGGCCGCCCGGAAATGGCCGACGAACGCGTGGACCAGCTGGTAGCCCTGCGCATGCGGCGGCAGAAGATGCTGGCCCGCCCCGACGCGCCGCGGATCTGGGCAGTGCTCGACGAATCGGTGCTGTACCGGCCGATCGGCGGCCCGAAGGTGTTCCGGCAGCAGCTGGAATACCTGCTCGAGGTCACCACGCTGCCGCACGTATCCGTGCAGATCCTGCCGTACTGCCGCAGCGGTCTGTCGGCCGAGCACGCGTTCTCGCTGCTGCGCTTCGCCGAGGCGGAGCTGCCGAACATCGTCTACGTCGAGTACCTGACCGGCGCGCACTACCTGGACAAGCGCGACGAGATCGAGAAGTACGGCCGAGCGCTGGACCTGCTGGCTGTCGACGCGGAGACCCCCGAGCGCAGCCGGGCCCGCATCGCCAAGCGCAAGGCCGAGATCTAA
- a CDS encoding DUF397 domain-containing protein: protein MAERFENGIPADRLTGAQWRKASYSGAVGNCVEVAPLVSGEIAMRNSRFPEGPALVYTRAEMAAFLAGAKDGEFDDVLG from the coding sequence ATGGCTGAGCGGTTCGAGAACGGTATTCCGGCCGACCGTCTGACCGGCGCCCAGTGGCGCAAGGCGAGCTACAGCGGCGCGGTAGGCAACTGTGTTGAAGTAGCCCCGCTGGTCTCGGGCGAGATCGCGATGCGGAACTCGCGTTTCCCGGAGGGCCCCGCGCTCGTCTACACGCGCGCGGAAATGGCGGCCTTCCTCGCCGGCGCGAAGGACGGCGAATTCGACGATGTCCTCGGCTGA
- a CDS encoding type VII secretion system-associated protein codes for MAQRDEADRMVSRTPAGKRARRNAYPRRGPQGKPEITPEMRANARTNPNSWLYVIDEAFDARGPVPSWAVVGAYPVNGTGEVVEDFHPNDRYRPSPKALGFPEPRNELERLLQMVRTEHRPAEDLPRVILDSTLLVYALSPVQRTVIGFHNADGRVMVPAYTSKSLVPREWPHARAVLGRDIVGLLAGHPLAVNPHDLITAVVPAEHLMKALAEERR; via the coding sequence ATGGCGCAGCGGGACGAGGCAGATCGGATGGTTTCCCGGACCCCGGCGGGCAAACGCGCGCGCCGGAACGCGTATCCGCGCCGCGGGCCGCAAGGAAAACCCGAGATCACTCCCGAGATGCGGGCCAACGCGCGGACCAACCCGAACAGCTGGCTGTATGTCATCGACGAGGCCTTCGACGCTCGCGGTCCGGTGCCGTCGTGGGCGGTCGTCGGCGCGTACCCGGTGAACGGAACGGGAGAGGTCGTCGAGGACTTCCACCCCAACGACCGGTACCGGCCCTCGCCGAAGGCGCTCGGCTTTCCCGAGCCGCGCAACGAACTCGAGCGGCTGCTGCAGATGGTCCGCACCGAGCACCGGCCCGCCGAAGACCTGCCGCGCGTCATCCTCGATTCGACGCTGCTCGTCTACGCCCTGTCCCCGGTGCAGCGCACGGTGATCGGCTTCCACAACGCCGACGGCCGGGTCATGGTCCCGGCGTACACGTCGAAGTCGCTGGTGCCGCGCGAATGGCCGCACGCCCGCGCGGTGCTCGGCCGCGACATCGTCGGGCTGCTCGCCGGACATCCGCTCGCGGTCAACCCGCACGACCTGATCACCGCGGTCGTGCCGGCCGAGCACCTCATGAAGGCGCTGGCCGAAGAACGGCGCTGA
- a CDS encoding lysozyme: MSTSRRGRRTALLSALTVPVVALLLGASTEATAAPAESPLSAREINAVNADIQANNHTMGSQIRRVEGDQSTPETKTAAQQPQPGAALPNQVAAAVAGIDVSGYQGNVDWGNWWGQGKRFVWTKATESTTYTNPYFAQQYNGSYNQGFIRGAYHFATPNTSSGATQANYFVSHGGGWSRDGKTLPGVLDIEYNPYGATCYGLSKASMTAWIKDFHDTYHARTGRWPVIYTSTNWWNQCAGGDFSSTAPLWIARYASSAGTLPYNWGYYTVWQYTSSPLDQDTFNGAYDRLQALANG; encoded by the coding sequence ATGTCCACTTCCCGAAGAGGGCGGCGCACCGCGCTGCTGTCCGCTCTGACCGTCCCGGTTGTCGCGCTCCTGCTCGGCGCTTCAACGGAGGCGACGGCCGCCCCGGCCGAATCCCCGCTTTCGGCGCGGGAGATCAACGCCGTCAACGCCGACATCCAGGCGAACAACCACACCATGGGTTCGCAGATCCGGCGCGTCGAGGGGGATCAGTCCACCCCCGAGACGAAAACCGCCGCGCAGCAACCGCAACCGGGCGCCGCGCTGCCGAACCAGGTGGCGGCCGCCGTCGCCGGCATCGACGTGTCCGGTTACCAGGGCAATGTCGACTGGGGCAACTGGTGGGGCCAGGGCAAGCGGTTCGTGTGGACCAAGGCCACCGAAAGCACCACTTACACGAACCCGTACTTCGCCCAGCAGTACAACGGTTCCTACAACCAGGGATTCATCCGGGGCGCCTACCACTTCGCCACGCCGAACACCTCCAGCGGCGCGACGCAGGCGAACTACTTCGTCTCGCACGGCGGCGGCTGGTCGCGCGACGGCAAGACGCTGCCCGGCGTGCTCGACATCGAGTACAACCCTTACGGCGCGACCTGTTACGGCCTGAGCAAGGCGTCGATGACCGCGTGGATCAAGGACTTCCACGACACCTATCACGCCAGGACGGGCCGCTGGCCGGTGATCTACACGTCGACGAACTGGTGGAACCAGTGCGCCGGCGGCGATTTCTCCAGCACCGCGCCGCTGTGGATCGCGCGGTACGCGTCCTCGGCCGGAACGCTGCCGTACAACTGGGGCTACTACACCGTGTGGCAGTACACCTCGAGCCCGCTGGACCAGGACACGTTCAACGGCGCCTACGACCGGCTGCAGGCACTCGCCAACGGCTGA
- the purM gene encoding phosphoribosylformylglycinamidine cyclo-ligase codes for MSESTSATYAAAGVSIDAGDQAVELLKPHAERATRPEVRGGVGGFAGLFSLKLDKWKEPILASSTDGVGTKIAVAQALDKHDTVGIDLVAMVVDDLVVTGAEPLFLQDYIAVGKVVPEKIAALVGGIAEGCVQAGCALLGGETAEHPGLMGEHDYDLSATGVGAVEASALLSPEKVRPGDVVIAMGSSGLHSNGYSLARHVLLDIARMPLDGHVEEFGRTLGEELLEPTKIYAKDCLALVAETEVRTFAHITGGGLEANLARVMPRGLVAKLERGTWTPAPVFALIGQRGKVERAELEKTFNMGVGMVAIVSAEDVDRALAVLTARHVPAWILGDVQPAEDPDGPRAVLSGDHPRF; via the coding sequence GTGAGCGAGTCCACGAGCGCCACGTACGCAGCCGCCGGGGTCAGCATCGACGCCGGTGACCAGGCCGTCGAGCTGCTCAAGCCACACGCCGAGCGGGCCACGAGGCCCGAGGTGCGCGGCGGGGTCGGCGGCTTCGCCGGGCTCTTCTCCCTCAAGCTCGACAAGTGGAAAGAGCCGATCCTCGCCTCCTCCACCGACGGCGTCGGCACCAAGATCGCGGTCGCGCAGGCGCTCGACAAGCACGACACGGTCGGCATCGACCTGGTCGCGATGGTGGTCGACGACCTCGTCGTCACCGGGGCCGAGCCGCTGTTCCTGCAGGACTACATCGCGGTCGGCAAGGTCGTGCCGGAGAAGATCGCGGCGCTGGTCGGCGGCATCGCCGAGGGCTGCGTCCAGGCTGGCTGCGCGCTGCTCGGCGGCGAGACGGCCGAGCACCCGGGCCTGATGGGCGAGCACGACTACGACCTGTCGGCCACCGGCGTCGGCGCGGTCGAGGCGTCCGCGCTGCTGTCGCCGGAGAAGGTGCGCCCCGGCGACGTCGTGATCGCGATGGGCTCGTCCGGCCTGCACTCCAACGGCTACTCGCTGGCCCGGCACGTGCTGCTGGACATCGCGCGGATGCCGCTGGACGGCCACGTCGAGGAGTTCGGCCGCACGCTGGGCGAGGAACTGCTCGAGCCGACCAAGATTTACGCGAAGGACTGCCTCGCGCTGGTCGCCGAGACCGAGGTGCGCACGTTCGCGCACATCACCGGCGGCGGCCTCGAAGCCAACCTCGCCCGCGTGATGCCGCGCGGCCTCGTCGCCAAGCTCGAACGCGGCACGTGGACGCCGGCTCCGGTGTTCGCCCTGATCGGGCAGCGCGGCAAGGTCGAGCGCGCGGAGTTGGAGAAGACGTTCAACATGGGCGTCGGCATGGTCGCGATCGTGTCCGCCGAGGACGTCGACCGGGCGCTGGCGGTGCTCACCGCACGGCACGTGCCCGCGTGGATTCTCGGCGACGTCCAGCCCGCCGAAGACCCGGACGGTCCGCGCGCGGTGCTGTCCGGCGACCACCCGCGGTTCTGA
- a CDS encoding sterol carrier family protein — protein sequence MASSRSVDPAQLRAAVLAVSDWLRGDGPDPARPDLAAAVRATLRTLAQDAPGHTVEVRVPPYAAVQCVEGPRHTRGTPPNVIETDPRTWLELATGLLDWDDALSAARVSASGSRADLSHWLPVVRI from the coding sequence ATGGCCTCTTCGCGTTCGGTCGATCCCGCTCAGTTACGAGCGGCGGTGCTGGCCGTTTCGGACTGGTTGCGCGGCGACGGACCGGATCCGGCGCGCCCCGACCTGGCCGCCGCGGTGCGCGCGACGCTGCGGACCCTCGCCCAGGACGCACCCGGGCACACCGTCGAGGTCCGGGTCCCGCCGTACGCCGCGGTGCAGTGCGTCGAGGGCCCGCGCCACACCCGCGGCACGCCGCCGAACGTGATCGAGACCGACCCGCGGACGTGGCTCGAACTGGCCACCGGCCTCCTGGACTGGGACGACGCGCTGAGCGCCGCACGGGTATCCGCCTCGGGCAGCCGCGCGGACCTTTCGCACTGGCTTCCGGTCGTGCGGATCTGA
- a CDS encoding pentapeptide repeat-containing protein: MRSPLLWTLIASVALLCGVGGWLLTDPATSRSEALKTAGLAGGAVVALYALWLNDRRRRVEEARQVIEQQRHDVDRERISDERFAKSVELLGHEADQVRVGALHALAGLARTRPEYRQTVLDVLCSYLRRPFIHGRYEGVDVTPEEERELQVRLTAQRLIRDLLPLSDVDGPGPDLDLTGAVLEYFDLSHRRIGGLLLRHASLYSSTNLSGCVFTGQAYFTAAGTGPGRLVGVFRCRNTTFQDRAWFSGTAFSERTNFSDTAFKGPTTFKGATFAKEVLFDGATFADSAELRLPDGWKLEPRNGGYVATPS; the protein is encoded by the coding sequence GTGCGCTCGCCGCTGCTGTGGACGTTGATCGCGTCCGTGGCACTGCTGTGCGGGGTCGGTGGCTGGTTGCTTACCGACCCCGCGACGAGCCGCAGTGAAGCGCTCAAGACCGCCGGTCTCGCCGGTGGCGCGGTCGTCGCGTTGTACGCGTTGTGGCTCAACGACCGCCGTCGCCGCGTCGAGGAGGCGCGGCAGGTGATCGAGCAGCAGCGGCACGACGTCGACCGCGAGCGGATCTCCGACGAGCGGTTCGCGAAGTCGGTGGAATTGCTGGGGCACGAGGCCGATCAGGTGCGCGTGGGGGCGTTGCACGCGCTGGCCGGGCTGGCGCGCACGCGGCCGGAGTATCGGCAGACTGTGCTGGACGTGCTGTGTTCTTATCTGCGGCGGCCGTTCATTCATGGCCGCTATGAGGGTGTCGACGTTACGCCCGAAGAAGAACGCGAGCTGCAGGTGCGGCTTACCGCGCAACGGCTGATCCGGGACCTGCTGCCACTGTCCGATGTGGACGGACCAGGTCCGGACCTCGATCTGACCGGCGCAGTACTCGAGTATTTCGACCTATCCCACCGCCGGATCGGCGGATTGCTGCTGCGACACGCTTCGCTGTACAGCAGCACGAACTTGAGCGGCTGCGTCTTCACCGGCCAGGCTTACTTCACCGCCGCGGGCACCGGACCCGGTCGTCTCGTGGGCGTTTTCCGTTGCCGCAACACAACTTTCCAGGACCGGGCTTGGTTCTCCGGCACCGCGTTCTCGGAGCGGACGAATTTCTCCGACACCGCGTTCAAGGGCCCGACCACCTTCAAGGGTGCGACTTTCGCGAAGGAAGTCCTGTTCGACGGGGCGACTTTCGCGGATTCGGCGGAACTCCGGCTGCCGGACGGCTGGAAGCTGGAACCTCGGAATGGCGGATATGTCGCGACGCCAAGCTGA
- a CDS encoding lysozyme: MLRWSAVLFAGITGTSLCETAEAAPSYAGAADNYAGSQIAKHEGVLGAPNISYTTADQYLGHDVSGHQGPVDWPAAAGAGAKFVYVKATEGTGFVSGQFAQQYNGSYQVGMVRGAYHFARPDVSDGAAQANYFLAHGGGWSADGKTLPGALDMEYNPYGETCYGKDANGMVAWVRAFSDTYRARTGRLPTIYTSTSWWKRCTGNNPSFGGNPLWIARYNSFIGELPAGWGQHAIWQFSNSGTLPGDQNWLNGAQTALRNLAFG, translated from the coding sequence CTGCTGCGCTGGAGCGCGGTTCTCTTCGCCGGGATCACCGGCACGTCCCTGTGTGAAACGGCGGAGGCCGCGCCGAGCTACGCCGGGGCCGCGGACAACTACGCCGGTTCGCAAATCGCGAAGCACGAAGGCGTGCTGGGAGCGCCGAACATCTCCTACACGACGGCGGATCAGTACCTCGGGCACGACGTCAGCGGACACCAGGGCCCGGTCGACTGGCCGGCCGCCGCCGGAGCTGGCGCGAAGTTCGTGTACGTGAAAGCGACCGAGGGCACCGGGTTCGTCAGCGGGCAGTTCGCCCAGCAGTACAACGGTTCCTACCAAGTGGGGATGGTCCGCGGTGCCTACCACTTCGCACGGCCGGACGTGTCCGACGGCGCGGCGCAGGCCAACTACTTCCTCGCACACGGCGGCGGCTGGTCGGCCGATGGCAAGACGCTTCCGGGCGCACTCGACATGGAATACAACCCCTACGGCGAAACGTGTTACGGCAAGGACGCGAACGGGATGGTCGCGTGGGTTCGCGCGTTCTCCGACACCTATCGCGCCCGCACCGGACGGCTGCCGACGATCTATACGTCGACCAGCTGGTGGAAACGCTGCACCGGAAACAACCCTTCTTTCGGAGGGAATCCGCTCTGGATCGCGCGCTACAACTCCTTCATCGGCGAACTCCCGGCGGGCTGGGGACAGCACGCCATCTGGCAGTTCTCGAACAGCGGGACGCTGCCAGGCGACCAGAACTGGCTCAACGGAGCCCAAACAGCCCTGCGCAATCTGGCATTCGGGTGA
- the purF gene encoding amidophosphoribosyltransferase, translated as MVSDPSASPARPEDQDQPDPEPREECGVFGVWAPGEEVAKLTYYGLYALQHRGQEAAGISVSDGSQIVVFKDLGLVSQVFDEQVLQSLQGHIAVGHCRYSTTGATIWENAQPIFRTTDTGSGLSFAHNGNLVNTAELRDRTVAAGLKPHAGLTGSSSDSDLVCGLLAANAADKGIEAAALELLPTLKGAFCLVFADENTLYAARDPHGVHPLVLGRLERGWVVASETAALDICGASFVREVEPGELIAIDAEGLRSSRFANPEPKGCVFEYVYLARPDTSIAGRSVHATRVEIGRKLAVEHPVDADLVMPVPESGTPAAIGYAQGSGLPYGTGLVKNAYVGRTFIQPSQTIRQLGIRLKLNPLRDVIRGKRLVVVDDSIVRGNTQRALVRMLREAGALEVHVRIASPPVRWPCFYGIDFASRAELVANGVDLDGIRRSIGADSLGYISLDGLVAASEQPKSRLCTACFSGEYPIPLPEDALIGKHLLESMDAAGGAATPVSAAGYGAEDAVRRP; from the coding sequence GTGGTTTCCGACCCCTCCGCCAGTCCTGCTCGACCCGAAGATCAAGATCAACCCGATCCGGAACCTCGTGAGGAGTGCGGCGTCTTCGGCGTCTGGGCTCCCGGGGAAGAAGTCGCCAAGCTCACCTACTACGGCCTCTACGCCCTGCAGCACCGCGGGCAGGAGGCGGCGGGCATCTCCGTCTCGGACGGCTCGCAGATCGTCGTGTTCAAGGACCTCGGGCTCGTCAGCCAGGTCTTCGACGAGCAGGTCCTGCAGTCGCTGCAGGGGCACATCGCCGTCGGGCACTGCCGGTACTCCACGACCGGAGCCACGATCTGGGAGAACGCCCAGCCGATCTTCCGCACCACGGACACCGGCAGCGGCCTGTCCTTCGCGCACAACGGCAACCTGGTCAACACCGCCGAGCTGCGCGACCGCACCGTCGCCGCGGGGCTGAAGCCGCACGCCGGGCTCACCGGGTCCTCCAGCGACTCCGACCTCGTCTGCGGGCTGCTCGCCGCGAACGCCGCCGACAAGGGCATCGAGGCCGCCGCGCTCGAGCTGCTGCCGACGCTCAAGGGCGCGTTCTGCCTGGTCTTCGCCGACGAGAACACCCTGTACGCGGCGCGCGACCCGCACGGCGTGCACCCGCTGGTGCTCGGCCGGCTGGAGCGCGGCTGGGTCGTGGCGAGCGAGACCGCCGCGCTCGACATCTGCGGCGCGTCGTTCGTGCGCGAGGTCGAGCCGGGCGAGCTGATCGCCATCGACGCCGAGGGGCTGCGTTCGTCGCGGTTCGCGAACCCGGAGCCCAAGGGCTGCGTCTTCGAGTACGTCTACCTCGCCCGTCCGGACACGTCGATCGCCGGCCGCAGCGTGCACGCCACGCGCGTCGAGATCGGCCGCAAGCTGGCCGTCGAGCACCCGGTCGACGCCGACCTCGTGATGCCCGTGCCGGAGTCCGGCACCCCGGCCGCGATCGGGTACGCACAGGGCTCCGGCCTGCCGTACGGCACCGGTCTGGTCAAGAACGCCTACGTCGGGCGCACCTTCATCCAGCCGTCGCAGACCATCCGGCAGCTCGGGATCCGGCTGAAGCTGAACCCGCTGCGCGACGTCATCCGCGGCAAGCGCCTGGTCGTGGTGGACGACTCGATCGTCCGCGGCAACACCCAGCGCGCGCTCGTGCGGATGCTGCGCGAGGCAGGCGCGCTCGAGGTGCACGTGCGGATCGCGTCGCCGCCGGTGCGGTGGCCGTGCTTCTACGGCATCGACTTCGCCTCGCGCGCTGAACTCGTCGCCAACGGCGTCGACCTCGACGGCATCCGCCGTTCGATCGGAGCCGATTCGCTCGGCTACATTTCGCTGGACGGCCTGGTAGCGGCGTCGGAGCAGCCGAAGTCGCGGCTGTGCACGGCCTGCTTCTCCGGCGAGTACCCGATTCCGCTGCCCGAGGACGCGCTCATCGGCAAGCACCTGCTCGAAAGCATGGACGCCGCAGGTGGCGCGGCGACTCCGGTCAGCGCCGCCGGGTACGGTGCCGAAGACGCCGTCCGGCGTCCGTGA